A genomic window from Variovorax paradoxus includes:
- a CDS encoding sigma-E factor negative regulatory protein, which translates to MNQTMTVREQVSALADGHLQGEAFAQAIEAVCAEGESRAAWQAYHVVGDVLRSGSHSPCSDTSAFLARFQQRLAAEPVMVAPMPAPVVAPVVLPVQRRAEAANEPVFRWKLVAGAASLMAVAAISWTLVGNGTAVPQGGAQLASVQQQQQPAVNSVLAAAAVNSPQPASNTLTPTRVIVGNGNPQVMLRDPRLDQLLEAHQQAGGASQMPSGFLRNATFEGPTR; encoded by the coding sequence ATGAATCAGACGATGACGGTTCGGGAACAGGTGTCCGCACTTGCGGATGGTCATTTGCAGGGCGAGGCGTTCGCGCAGGCGATCGAAGCTGTCTGCGCCGAAGGCGAATCGCGCGCGGCTTGGCAGGCCTACCACGTGGTGGGCGATGTGCTGCGTTCGGGCTCTCATTCGCCGTGCAGCGACACCTCGGCATTCCTGGCGCGCTTCCAGCAACGGTTGGCGGCGGAGCCTGTGATGGTCGCCCCCATGCCGGCGCCGGTCGTCGCACCGGTGGTACTGCCCGTGCAGCGCAGGGCGGAAGCGGCCAACGAGCCGGTGTTCCGCTGGAAGCTTGTGGCTGGTGCCGCGTCGCTGATGGCCGTGGCTGCCATCAGCTGGACCCTGGTCGGCAACGGCACAGCGGTGCCGCAGGGCGGCGCGCAACTGGCTTCGGTTCAGCAGCAACAGCAGCCAGCGGTCAATTCGGTGTTGGCAGCGGCTGCGGTCAACAGCCCGCAACCCGCGAGCAACACGCTGACCCCGACCCGCGTGATCGTGGGCAACGGCAATCCGCAGGTCATGCTGCGCGACCCGCGACTCGATCAACTGCTTGAAGCGCATCAGCAAGCCGGCGGCGCTTCGCAAATGCCTTCCGGTTTCCTGCGCAATGCCACTTTCGAGGGCCCGACGCGCTGA
- a CDS encoding MucB/RseB C-terminal domain-containing protein, with protein MTVPMPISARAFVLVFAAFCLAQTATAQTRSGAANTRSAATAQTDEPPAMSVTEWLQRMHAGARQRNYVGTFVVSAPGGDLSSARIWHVRDGEHQIERIEALSGPPRSTFRRNRNVMTFLPEAKVVKVEKRENLDLFPNLPDKPDSSIGDFYDVRAIGKDRVAGFDADVVQLVPHDALRFGYRIWSERRSGLVVKLQTIDSDSRVVEQSAFSELQLDAPVKAQALSQMMSNTSGYRIEKLELERSNAQDEGWTLRTPVAGFKPRSFFRRPTVGDDSGKSKQDAATVQWTFSDGLASVSLFIERYDAARAPRDGVLTIGATNAIRRRLPEPASDWWLTAVGEVPQQTLNAFAQSLARTR; from the coding sequence ATGACCGTTCCGATGCCGATCTCCGCACGCGCTTTCGTGCTTGTGTTTGCTGCTTTTTGCCTTGCGCAGACTGCCACCGCGCAGACCCGCTCGGGCGCTGCGAATACAAGGAGCGCGGCAACTGCGCAGACGGACGAACCACCGGCCATGAGCGTGACCGAGTGGCTGCAGCGCATGCATGCGGGCGCCCGGCAGCGCAATTACGTGGGCACCTTCGTGGTGTCGGCGCCGGGCGGCGACCTGTCGAGCGCACGCATCTGGCATGTGCGCGACGGCGAGCATCAGATCGAACGCATCGAAGCTCTCTCGGGGCCGCCGCGCTCAACTTTCCGGCGCAACCGCAATGTCATGACCTTCCTGCCGGAGGCGAAGGTGGTGAAGGTCGAGAAGCGCGAGAACCTCGATCTCTTCCCGAACCTGCCGGACAAGCCCGATTCGTCGATCGGTGATTTCTACGACGTGCGCGCGATCGGCAAGGACCGCGTGGCCGGCTTCGACGCCGACGTGGTGCAACTGGTGCCGCACGACGCGCTGCGCTTCGGCTATCGCATCTGGAGCGAGCGCCGCTCGGGCCTGGTGGTGAAGCTGCAGACCATCGATAGCGACTCCCGCGTGGTGGAGCAATCGGCGTTCTCCGAGCTGCAGCTCGACGCGCCGGTGAAGGCGCAGGCGCTCTCGCAGATGATGTCCAACACCTCCGGCTATCGCATCGAGAAACTGGAGCTCGAGCGCAGCAACGCGCAGGACGAAGGCTGGACGTTGCGCACGCCCGTGGCCGGATTTAAGCCCCGAAGCTTCTTCCGTCGCCCGACAGTGGGCGACGACAGCGGCAAGTCGAAGCAGGACGCGGCCACGGTCCAATGGACCTTCTCCGATGGCCTTGCCTCGGTGTCGCTTTTCATCGAGCGCTACGACGCTGCGCGCGCGCCCCGCGACGGTGTGCTGACCATCGGAGCGACCAACGCCATTCGCCGGCGCCTGCCCGAGCCGGCCAGCGACTGGTGGCTGACCGCAGTCGGCGAGGTACCGCAGCAGACGCTCAATGCATTCGCCCAAAGCCTCGCGCGCACGCGCTGA
- the fabF gene encoding beta-ketoacyl-ACP synthase II, giving the protein MTKRRVVVTGLGCIAPVGNTATESWANLLAGKSGIANITAFDASAFACKFAGEVKGFDITQYISEKEARHMDRFIHLGLAAAIQAVQDSGLPTGEALSYEKAVRIGCNIGSGIGGLPMIEETHGELMSRGPRRVSPFFVPASIINMISGHVSIKYGFKGPNIAVVTACTTGLHAIGTSARMIEYGDADVMIAGGAESTISPLGIGGFTAPRALSTRNDDPATASRPWDKDRDGFVLGEGAGVLVLEEYEHAKARGAKIYAEVAGFGLTGDAYHMTAPDVDGPRRSMAMALANAGVNADQVQYLNAHGTSTQIGDVNETNAVKLAFGDHAKKLVVNSTKSMTGHLLGGAGGIESVFTVLALHEQKSPPTINIFNQDPECDLDYCANEARDLKIDVAVKNNFGFGGTNGTLVFKRA; this is encoded by the coding sequence ATGACCAAACGCCGCGTCGTCGTGACCGGACTCGGTTGCATCGCTCCTGTCGGAAACACCGCAACCGAATCCTGGGCCAACCTGTTGGCCGGGAAGTCGGGTATTGCGAACATCACCGCGTTCGATGCAAGCGCCTTCGCCTGCAAGTTCGCCGGTGAGGTCAAGGGTTTCGACATCACCCAATACATCTCGGAGAAAGAAGCGCGTCACATGGACCGCTTCATTCATCTGGGGCTCGCCGCCGCCATCCAGGCGGTGCAGGACAGCGGACTGCCAACTGGCGAAGCGCTGTCTTATGAAAAAGCCGTGCGCATCGGATGCAACATCGGCTCTGGCATCGGCGGTCTGCCGATGATCGAGGAGACGCACGGCGAACTGATGAGCCGCGGCCCGCGCCGCGTGTCGCCGTTCTTCGTGCCGGCATCGATCATCAACATGATCTCGGGCCACGTCTCGATCAAGTACGGCTTCAAGGGCCCGAACATCGCGGTCGTGACCGCCTGCACCACCGGCCTGCATGCCATCGGCACGTCGGCACGCATGATCGAGTACGGCGATGCCGACGTGATGATCGCGGGTGGCGCGGAGTCGACCATTTCTCCGCTCGGCATCGGTGGCTTCACCGCGCCTCGCGCGCTGAGCACCCGCAACGACGATCCCGCCACGGCCTCGCGTCCGTGGGACAAGGACCGCGACGGCTTCGTGCTGGGCGAGGGGGCCGGCGTGCTGGTGCTCGAAGAGTACGAACATGCCAAGGCACGTGGCGCCAAGATCTACGCGGAAGTCGCGGGCTTTGGCCTGACGGGCGACGCGTATCACATGACCGCGCCCGACGTCGACGGCCCGCGCCGCTCAATGGCCATGGCGCTGGCCAATGCCGGCGTCAACGCCGACCAGGTGCAGTACCTCAACGCGCACGGCACCTCGACACAGATTGGCGACGTCAACGAAACCAATGCGGTCAAGCTGGCATTCGGCGATCACGCGAAGAAGCTCGTCGTCAATTCGACCAAGTCCATGACCGGCCACCTGCTGGGCGGCGCGGGCGGCATCGAATCGGTGTTCACGGTGCTGGCGCTGCACGAGCAGAAGAGCCCGCCGACCATCAACATCTTCAACCAGGATCCGGAGTGCGATCTCGACTACTGCGCCAACGAGGCGCGCGATCTGAAGATCGATGTCGCGGTCAAGAACAACTTCGGCTTCGGCGGCACCAACGGCACGCTGGTGTTCAAGCGCGCTTGA
- the fabG gene encoding 3-oxoacyl-ACP reductase FabG, which produces MSIPKFEGQVALVTGATRGIGAAIALELAQRGLKVVGTGTTDDGAAKITSALSAYGGRGRALDVNDGAAVEALIDEIVQAYGAIHVLVNNAGITRDTLAMRMKDSDWDAVLDTNLKAVFSLSRAVIRPMMKQRYGRIISITSVVGASGNAGQANYAAAKAGVAGMTRALARELGSRNITVNCVAPGFIETDMTASLPEAQQQALLQQIPLGHLGKPADIAHAVAYLASPQASYVTGQELHVNGGMHM; this is translated from the coding sequence ATGAGCATTCCCAAATTTGAAGGGCAAGTCGCCCTGGTCACCGGCGCAACGCGCGGCATCGGCGCGGCGATCGCGCTGGAGCTGGCGCAGCGCGGCCTCAAGGTCGTGGGCACCGGCACCACCGACGATGGCGCGGCCAAGATCACTTCGGCCCTGAGCGCCTACGGCGGCCGCGGCCGTGCGCTCGACGTGAACGACGGCGCCGCCGTCGAGGCCCTGATCGACGAGATCGTGCAGGCCTACGGCGCCATCCACGTGCTGGTGAACAACGCCGGCATCACGCGCGACACGCTCGCCATGCGCATGAAGGACAGCGATTGGGACGCGGTGCTCGACACCAACCTCAAGGCCGTCTTCTCCCTCTCGCGCGCCGTGATCCGCCCGATGATGAAGCAGCGCTACGGCCGCATCATCAGCATCACCAGCGTGGTCGGCGCTTCCGGCAATGCCGGCCAGGCCAACTACGCCGCTGCCAAGGCGGGCGTTGCGGGCATGACCCGAGCACTGGCCCGCGAACTGGGCAGCCGCAACATCACCGTCAACTGCGTCGCACCCGGTTTCATCGAAACCGACATGACGGCCAGCCTCCCCGAAGCCCAGCAACAGGCGCTGCTCCAGCAGATCCCGTTGGGCCACTTGGGCAAGCCGGCCGACATCGCGCACGCGGTGGCTTACCTCGCATCGCCCCAGGCGTCCTACGTCACGGGGCAAGAGCTGCACGTCAACGGCGGCATGCACATGTAG
- the fabD gene encoding ACP S-malonyltransferase, whose product MKSFAFVFPGQGSQAVGMLDAWGDHPAVAETLREASEALGEDVGALIKNGPKEELALTTNTQPVMLVAGVAAWRAWLAEGGAAPSVVAGHSLGEYSALVASGVLTLAQAAPLVRFRAQAMQQAVPVGVGAMAAVLGMESGKVVAGCAEATASFGAGSAEIVEAVNFNDPMQTVIAGSKAAVDKACELLKASGAKRALLLPVSAPFHSSLMKPAAEALREKLASITLAAPQIPVLNNIDVAIETDADRIRDALVRQAAGPVRWVESVQALKLRGVAAIIECGPGKVLAGMVKRIAPDLEAASVYDPATLADTRQSLAG is encoded by the coding sequence ATGAAATCCTTTGCTTTTGTCTTTCCGGGTCAGGGCTCGCAGGCGGTCGGCATGCTCGACGCCTGGGGCGATCACCCGGCCGTGGCCGAAACGCTGCGCGAAGCTTCCGAGGCGCTCGGCGAAGACGTCGGCGCGCTGATCAAGAACGGCCCCAAGGAAGAGCTGGCGCTCACCACCAACACTCAGCCTGTGATGCTGGTGGCCGGTGTTGCCGCATGGCGCGCCTGGTTGGCCGAGGGTGGCGCCGCGCCTTCCGTCGTGGCTGGCCATTCGCTCGGCGAGTATTCGGCACTGGTGGCTTCGGGCGTGCTGACGCTCGCGCAGGCCGCGCCGCTCGTGCGTTTCCGTGCGCAAGCGATGCAACAGGCGGTGCCTGTTGGCGTTGGCGCGATGGCTGCGGTGCTCGGCATGGAGTCGGGCAAGGTGGTGGCAGGCTGTGCGGAGGCCACTGCCAGCTTTGGCGCCGGCAGCGCGGAAATCGTCGAGGCGGTGAATTTCAACGACCCCATGCAGACCGTGATCGCAGGCAGCAAGGCCGCGGTCGACAAGGCCTGCGAGCTGCTCAAGGCCAGCGGCGCCAAGCGCGCGCTGCTGCTGCCGGTCTCGGCGCCGTTCCATTCGAGCCTCATGAAACCTGCCGCGGAAGCGCTGCGCGAGAAGCTGGCTTCCATCACGCTGGCCGCGCCGCAAATCCCGGTGCTGAACAATATCGACGTCGCCATCGAGACCGATGCCGACCGCATCCGCGACGCCCTGGTGCGCCAGGCCGCCGGCCCGGTGCGCTGGGTCGAGAGCGTGCAGGCCTTGAAACTGCGCGGTGTAGCCGCCATCATCGAGTGCGGTCCCGGCAAGGTGCTGGCCGGCATGGTGAAGCGCATCGCCCCCGATCTGGAAGCCGCGTCGGTGTACGACCCGGCCACGCTCGCGGACACCCGACAATCGCTCGCCGGCTGA
- a CDS encoding DegQ family serine endoprotease: protein MIFKVEGHKFRSGLLACALALTAGTTFLPVEPVHAQTRTLPDFTDLVDQVGPSVVNIRTVEKVAQRGGNGEMDEEMQEFFRRFFGQPLPGQPRQGPTPKRPQQPQEEERPRGVGSGFILTADGYVMTNAHVVEDASEVLVTLPDKREFKAKIVGADKRTDVAVVKIEATGLPAVKVGDISKLRVGEWVMAIGSPFGLENTVTAGIVSAKQRDTGEYLPFIQTDVAINPGNSGGPLINMRGEVVGINSQIYSRSGGFMGISFSIPIDEAIRVSDQLRTSGRVSRGRIGVQIDQVTKDVAEAIGLGKAQGALVRGVEAGSPGEKAGVEPGDVITKFDGKPIEKPSDLPRLVGNTKPGTKSTLTVFRRGASRDLSVTIAEIEPDKPGKRAGDRDEPAPKPPASAAAKSLGLAVSDLTDAQKKELKLKGGVKVDAANDAAARAGLREGDIILSVGNVEVSNAREFESAIGKADKSKALSVLFRRGDWAQYALIRPAR, encoded by the coding sequence ATGATCTTCAAAGTCGAGGGACACAAGTTTCGTTCCGGTCTGCTGGCTTGCGCGCTTGCACTGACAGCAGGCACCACATTCCTTCCGGTCGAGCCGGTCCACGCGCAAACGCGCACGCTGCCCGATTTCACCGATCTGGTCGACCAGGTCGGCCCTTCCGTCGTCAACATCCGCACCGTCGAGAAGGTCGCCCAGCGCGGCGGCAACGGTGAGATGGACGAGGAGATGCAGGAGTTCTTCCGCCGTTTCTTCGGCCAGCCTCTGCCTGGCCAACCGCGTCAGGGCCCGACCCCGAAGCGCCCGCAGCAGCCGCAGGAAGAAGAGCGTCCGCGTGGCGTCGGATCCGGCTTCATCCTGACGGCCGACGGCTATGTGATGACCAATGCGCACGTGGTCGAAGACGCCTCTGAAGTGTTGGTCACGCTGCCGGACAAGCGCGAGTTCAAGGCCAAGATCGTCGGCGCGGACAAGCGCACCGACGTCGCGGTCGTCAAGATCGAAGCCACCGGCTTGCCAGCGGTGAAGGTTGGCGACATTTCCAAGCTGCGCGTCGGCGAATGGGTGATGGCCATCGGCTCGCCATTCGGCCTCGAGAACACCGTTACTGCCGGCATCGTGAGCGCCAAGCAGCGCGACACGGGCGAATACCTGCCGTTCATCCAGACCGACGTGGCCATCAATCCCGGCAACTCGGGCGGCCCGCTGATCAACATGCGCGGTGAAGTGGTCGGCATCAACAGCCAGATCTACTCGCGCTCGGGCGGCTTCATGGGCATCTCGTTCTCGATTCCGATCGACGAGGCGATTCGCGTGAGCGATCAGTTGCGCACCTCGGGCCGCGTCTCGCGCGGCCGCATTGGCGTGCAGATCGACCAGGTCACCAAGGACGTGGCCGAGGCCATCGGCCTGGGCAAGGCACAGGGCGCGCTAGTGCGCGGTGTCGAAGCCGGCTCGCCGGGCGAAAAGGCTGGTGTCGAGCCGGGCGACGTCATCACCAAGTTCGACGGCAAGCCGATCGAGAAGCCGAGCGACCTGCCGCGCCTGGTGGGCAACACCAAGCCGGGCACCAAGAGCACGCTCACCGTGTTCCGCCGCGGCGCTTCGCGCGACCTCAGCGTGACCATTGCCGAGATCGAGCCAGACAAGCCAGGCAAGCGCGCGGGCGACCGCGACGAACCGGCGCCGAAGCCGCCGGCATCCGCCGCCGCCAAGTCGCTCGGTCTGGCTGTGAGCGATCTCACCGACGCGCAGAAGAAAGAGCTCAAGCTGAAGGGCGGCGTGAAGGTCGATGCCGCCAATGACGCCGCAGCCCGTGCAGGCCTGCGCGAGGGCGACATCATCCTGTCGGTGGGCAATGTCGAGGTGTCGAACGCGCGTGAATTCGAGTCCGCCATCGGCAAGGCCGACAAGAGCAAGGCGCTCAGCGTGCTGTTCCGTCGTGGCGATTGGGCGCAGTACGCCCTGATTCGTCCCGCACGCTGA
- the acpP gene encoding acyl carrier protein yields MSDIEARVKKIIAEQLGVEESQVTNEKAFVADLGADSLDTVELVMALEDEFGIEIPDEDAEKITTVQNAVDYATKNQKA; encoded by the coding sequence ATGAGCGATATCGAAGCACGTGTCAAGAAAATCATCGCCGAGCAGCTCGGCGTGGAAGAGTCCCAAGTGACGAACGAAAAGGCTTTCGTGGCCGACCTCGGCGCTGACTCGCTCGACACGGTCGAACTCGTGATGGCACTCGAAGACGAATTCGGCATCGAAATTCCCGACGAAGATGCCGAGAAGATCACCACGGTGCAAAACGCCGTCGACTACGCCACCAAGAATCAAAAGGCCTGA
- a CDS encoding beta-ketoacyl-ACP synthase III, giving the protein MTPSYSRITGTGSYLPPRRVTNDDLAKDLATRGIETSDQWIVERTGIHARHFAAPDVTSSDLGLEAARHALEAAGRKASDIDLIIVATSTPDMVFPSSAAILQNKLGIAGCPAFDVQAVCSGFVYALTVADAMIRTGTARCALVVGAEVFSRILDFNDRTTCVLFGDGAGAVVLEASEEPGILASDLHADGKHVGILCVPGHVSGGNVLGTPLLHMDGQAVFKLAVRVLEEAARATLAKAGKVDTDIDWLIPHQANIRIMEGTAKKLKLPREKLVVTVNEHGNTSAASIPLALDEAVRSGKVKKGETLMLEGVGGGFTWGAVLLNL; this is encoded by the coding sequence ATGACTCCTTCTTATTCACGCATTACCGGCACCGGCAGCTATCTGCCCCCACGCCGCGTGACCAATGACGATCTCGCCAAGGATCTGGCGACGCGAGGCATCGAAACCTCCGACCAGTGGATCGTCGAGCGCACCGGTATCCACGCGCGGCATTTCGCTGCGCCGGATGTCACGAGCAGCGACCTTGGTCTTGAAGCGGCCCGGCACGCCCTGGAGGCTGCCGGCCGTAAGGCCAGCGACATCGACCTGATCATCGTCGCGACCTCGACGCCCGACATGGTGTTTCCGTCGTCGGCTGCAATTCTCCAGAACAAACTCGGCATTGCTGGCTGTCCGGCGTTCGACGTCCAGGCGGTTTGCAGCGGTTTCGTCTACGCGCTGACCGTCGCCGACGCGATGATCCGCACGGGCACAGCGCGTTGCGCGCTGGTGGTGGGCGCCGAAGTTTTCTCTCGCATCCTCGACTTCAACGACCGCACCACCTGCGTGCTGTTCGGCGACGGCGCGGGCGCGGTGGTGCTCGAAGCCAGCGAAGAGCCGGGCATTCTGGCCAGCGATCTGCATGCTGATGGCAAGCACGTCGGCATTCTTTGCGTGCCAGGTCACGTTTCAGGCGGCAATGTGCTGGGCACGCCGCTGCTGCACATGGACGGCCAAGCTGTCTTCAAGCTCGCGGTTCGCGTGCTCGAAGAGGCGGCGCGCGCCACGCTGGCCAAGGCCGGCAAGGTCGACACCGACATCGACTGGCTCATTCCACATCAGGCCAACATCCGCATCATGGAAGGCACGGCGAAGAAGCTGAAGCTTCCGCGCGAGAAGCTGGTCGTCACGGTGAACGAGCACGGCAACACTTCCGCCGCCTCGATTCCCCTGGCGCTCGACGAGGCCGTGCGCTCCGGCAAGGTGAAGAAAGGCGAAACGCTCATGCTCGAAGGCGTGGGCGGCGGCTTCACCTGGGGCGCGGTGCTATTGAATCTGTAG
- the rpoE gene encoding RNA polymerase sigma factor RpoE, translated as MTTSPPVPPDSGLTDAPAVVRPGEVDFQLVQRTVAGDQKAFELLVIKYQRRIERLIGRMVRDVDLVEDIAQETFIRAYRALHQFRGEAQFYTWLYRIAVNTAKKALVDMKRDPTVSEAALRPSSEDDDETYRPGNEPTTDETPESVMAANEIASAVEAAMEALPAELRQAVTLREIEGMSYEEIAEVMDCPIGTVRSRIFRAREAISARVKPLLDNQSGKRW; from the coding sequence ATGACCACTTCTCCGCCTGTGCCGCCGGATTCCGGCCTGACCGATGCGCCCGCCGTGGTGCGTCCGGGCGAGGTCGATTTCCAACTGGTCCAGCGCACCGTCGCGGGCGACCAGAAGGCGTTCGAACTGCTGGTCATCAAGTACCAACGCCGCATCGAGCGCCTCATCGGGCGGATGGTGCGCGATGTCGACCTGGTCGAGGACATTGCGCAGGAAACCTTCATTCGCGCGTACCGCGCGCTGCACCAGTTCCGCGGTGAGGCGCAGTTCTACACCTGGCTCTACCGGATCGCCGTCAACACCGCCAAGAAGGCGCTGGTGGACATGAAGCGCGATCCGACTGTCTCCGAGGCCGCTCTCAGGCCTTCTTCTGAGGACGACGATGAAACTTACCGTCCCGGAAACGAACCAACCACCGACGAAACCCCCGAATCGGTCATGGCGGCGAATGAAATCGCCAGTGCCGTCGAGGCGGCCATGGAAGCACTCCCTGCCGAGCTGCGCCAGGCGGTCACGCTGCGCGAAATCGAGGGCATGAGTTACGAAGAGATTGCCGAGGTCATGGATTGCCCTATCGGCACGGTGCGTTCGCGTATTTTCCGGGCGCGCGAGGCCATTTCGGCCAGGGTCAAACCGCTGCTGGACAACCAGTCCGGCAAGCGTTGGTAA
- the lepA gene encoding translation elongation factor 4, translated as MNHIRNFSIIAHIDHGKSTLADRLIQRCGGLADREMEAQVLDSMDIEKERGITIKAQTAALHYKALDGQVYNLNLIDTPGHVDFSYEVSRSLSACEGALLVVDASQGVEAQTVANCYTALDLGVEVVPVLNKIDLPNADLDNARTEIEDVIGIDATNAIPCSAKTGVGIDDILEAIVARMPAPRGNPDGPLRAMIVDSWFDPYVGVVMLVRVVDGRLAKGERIKMMASGAMYNADSVGVFTPANEPRNSLEAGEVGYIIAGIKELQAAKVGDTVTLIKPGTGGAAATATEALPGFKEIQPQVFAGLYPTEASEYDSLRDALEKLKLNDSSLRYEPEVSQALGFGFRCGFLGLLHMEIVQERLEREFDQDLITTAPSVVYQVVKNDGEVIMVENPSKMPDVGRMAEIREPIVTVHLYMPQEYVGSVMTLANQKRGVQMNMAYHGRQVMLTYEMPLGEIVLDFFDKLKSVSRGYASMDYEFKEYRASDVVKVDILLNGDKVDALSIIVHRSQSQYRGRAVVSKMREIISRQMYDVAIQAAIGVTIIARETIKALRKNVLAKCYGGDITRKKKLLEKQKAGKKRMKQIGSVEVPQEAFLAILQVED; from the coding sequence ATGAATCACATCAGAAATTTTTCGATCATTGCGCACATCGACCATGGCAAGTCGACGCTCGCAGACCGTTTGATCCAGCGTTGCGGCGGCCTCGCGGACCGCGAGATGGAAGCGCAGGTGCTCGACTCGATGGACATCGAAAAAGAGCGTGGGATAACCATCAAGGCGCAGACCGCTGCGCTGCACTACAAGGCACTCGATGGACAGGTCTACAACCTGAATCTGATCGACACGCCGGGCCACGTCGACTTCTCGTATGAAGTGAGCCGCTCGCTGTCGGCATGCGAAGGCGCACTGCTCGTCGTCGATGCATCGCAAGGCGTCGAAGCGCAGACAGTGGCTAATTGCTACACCGCGCTCGACCTCGGAGTCGAAGTGGTGCCCGTGCTCAACAAGATCGATCTGCCCAACGCGGACCTCGACAACGCACGCACCGAAATCGAAGACGTGATCGGCATCGACGCGACCAATGCGATCCCGTGCTCGGCAAAGACCGGCGTGGGCATCGACGACATTCTTGAAGCCATCGTTGCCAGGATGCCCGCGCCGCGCGGCAATCCCGACGGCCCGCTGCGCGCGATGATCGTCGACAGCTGGTTCGACCCGTACGTCGGCGTCGTCATGCTGGTGCGCGTGGTCGACGGCCGGCTCGCAAAGGGCGAACGCATCAAGATGATGGCGTCGGGTGCGATGTACAACGCCGACAGCGTCGGTGTCTTCACGCCCGCCAACGAACCCCGCAATTCGCTCGAAGCGGGCGAGGTGGGCTACATCATCGCGGGCATCAAGGAACTGCAGGCTGCAAAGGTCGGCGACACGGTCACGCTGATCAAGCCCGGCACCGGCGGCGCTGCGGCAACGGCGACCGAGGCGCTGCCCGGCTTCAAGGAAATCCAGCCGCAGGTGTTCGCGGGCCTGTATCCAACCGAAGCGAGCGAGTACGACTCGCTGCGCGACGCGCTCGAAAAGCTCAAGCTCAACGATTCGTCGCTGCGCTACGAGCCCGAGGTGAGCCAGGCGCTCGGCTTCGGCTTCCGCTGCGGCTTCCTCGGCCTGCTGCACATGGAAATCGTGCAGGAGCGCCTGGAGCGCGAGTTCGACCAGGACCTGATCACGACCGCGCCGAGCGTGGTCTACCAGGTGGTCAAGAACGACGGCGAAGTGATCATGGTCGAGAACCCATCCAAGATGCCCGACGTCGGCAGGATGGCGGAGATCCGCGAGCCGATCGTGACCGTCCATCTCTACATGCCGCAGGAATACGTCGGCTCCGTCATGACGCTGGCGAACCAGAAGCGCGGCGTGCAGATGAACATGGCCTACCACGGCCGCCAGGTCATGCTGACCTACGAGATGCCGCTCGGCGAGATCGTGCTCGACTTCTTCGACAAGCTGAAATCGGTGAGCCGGGGCTACGCTTCGATGGACTACGAGTTCAAGGAGTACCGCGCGTCCGACGTGGTGAAGGTCGACATCCTGCTGAACGGCGACAAGGTCGATGCGCTGTCAATCATCGTGCACCGCAGCCAGTCGCAGTACCGCGGCCGGGCCGTGGTGTCGAAGATGCGCGAGATCATTTCGCGCCAGATGTACGACGTGGCGATCCAGGCGGCTATCGGCGTCACCATCATTGCGCGTGAGACAATCAAGGCGCTTCGCAAGAACGTGCTGGCCAAGTGCTATGGCGGCGACATCACCCGCAAGAAGAAGCTGCTCGAGAAGCAGAAGGCGGGCAAGAAAAGAATGAAGCAGATCGGCTCCGTCGAGGTCCCGCAAGAGGCCTTCCTCGCCATTCTGCAAGTCGAAGACTGA